From one Flavobacteriales bacterium genomic stretch:
- a CDS encoding 2-oxoglutarate dehydrogenase E1 component has protein sequence MDKLSYLSNVDSAWLDDLYQQYLKDPASVETGWARFFEGFEFARALEGGSIESGAPAAPAPGGNDRFEKEFRVIELVNGYRQRGHLFTDTNPVRDRRTYSPTLDIEHFGLTSADLDTVFSAGNEVGIGPARLRDIIDLLKQTYCQSVGAEFKFIRNPEKVKWLQQRMESVRNTPEFTIDQKKEILEKLNEAVVFERFLGKKFIGQKRFSIEGAEALIPALDTVIEHGAELGITEYVIGMAHRGRLNVLANTLRKSYDQIFSEFEGKDYDDELVEGDVKYHMGYSSVLRTNTGKEVRLTLAPNPSHLETVGPIMQGISRAIIEHDDNFAKGITAPIIIHGDAAVAGQGVVYEVAQMAGLKAYEVGGTIHIVVNNQVGFTTNYIDARTSTYCTDVAKVTQCPVFHVNGDDAEAVAYTMKLAMDYRQKYGTDIWVDILCYRKHGHNEGDEPKFTQPLLYKRIQAHPDPRKIYIDKLKSSGVHEAEELAAEMESSFMAMLNARLDEAKQVRVGRITNFLEERWKGFKTAGPKDFLRSPETGVPMEALQLIGEKLSALHPDGKKFFSKLEKILGDRKRMMEAGVIDWSMGELLAYGSLLLEGHPVRMTGQDVERGTFSHRHAVVKVEDSEEEYIHLKHIREGQALLQIYNSLLSEYAVLGFEFGYALARPNSLTIWEAQFGDFVNGAQIVLDQYLCCAEEKWGTQNGVVLLLPHGYEGQGAEHSSARMERFLQSCADENMVVVNCTTPANFFHALRRQLKWEFRKPLVVFSPKSLLRHPKCVSKLEDLAKGAFQELIDDAAAEAKQVRTVVFTQGKIHYELAAHREEKAIADTALVRIEQLHPLPADQMRAVIKKYAKAERFLWVQEEPKNMGAWSHIVMHFPEISWEVIARPASGAPATGSSKRSAKQQAEIIEKAFAPIASKQKKAATAKAKA, from the coding sequence ATGGACAAGCTTTCCTACCTGAGCAACGTCGATAGCGCCTGGCTCGACGACTTGTACCAGCAATACCTGAAGGACCCTGCCAGCGTGGAGACCGGTTGGGCCCGCTTCTTCGAGGGATTCGAGTTCGCCCGCGCCTTGGAGGGCGGCAGCATCGAATCAGGGGCCCCCGCAGCTCCGGCTCCGGGCGGAAACGACCGCTTCGAGAAGGAGTTCCGCGTCATCGAGCTCGTCAACGGCTATCGGCAGCGGGGTCATCTCTTCACCGATACCAATCCGGTCCGTGACCGCCGCACGTATTCGCCCACGCTCGACATTGAGCACTTCGGGCTGACTTCCGCTGACCTCGACACGGTCTTCAGCGCAGGCAACGAGGTGGGCATCGGGCCAGCCAGGCTCCGCGACATCATCGACCTGCTCAAGCAGACCTATTGCCAGAGCGTGGGCGCGGAGTTCAAGTTCATCCGCAACCCGGAGAAGGTGAAGTGGCTGCAGCAACGCATGGAGAGCGTCCGCAACACGCCCGAATTCACCATCGATCAGAAGAAGGAGATCCTTGAGAAGCTCAATGAGGCCGTTGTCTTCGAGCGCTTCCTCGGCAAGAAGTTCATCGGGCAGAAGCGCTTCAGCATCGAAGGCGCCGAGGCGCTGATCCCCGCGCTCGACACCGTGATCGAGCACGGCGCCGAGCTGGGCATCACCGAGTACGTGATCGGCATGGCGCACCGCGGCCGCCTCAACGTGCTGGCCAACACCCTGCGCAAGAGCTACGACCAGATCTTCTCCGAATTCGAGGGCAAGGACTACGACGATGAGCTGGTGGAGGGCGACGTGAAGTACCACATGGGCTACAGCAGCGTGCTGAGGACCAACACCGGCAAGGAAGTTCGGCTGACGCTCGCCCCGAACCCCAGCCATCTGGAGACGGTGGGCCCCATCATGCAGGGCATCTCGCGCGCCATCATCGAGCACGACGACAACTTCGCCAAGGGCATCACCGCGCCGATCATCATACACGGCGATGCCGCCGTGGCCGGCCAGGGCGTGGTGTACGAAGTGGCGCAGATGGCCGGCCTCAAGGCCTATGAGGTCGGCGGCACCATCCACATCGTGGTGAATAACCAGGTGGGCTTCACCACCAACTACATCGATGCGCGCACCAGCACCTATTGCACCGATGTGGCCAAGGTGACGCAGTGCCCGGTCTTCCACGTGAACGGCGACGATGCCGAGGCCGTGGCCTATACCATGAAGCTGGCGATGGACTACCGCCAGAAGTACGGCACCGACATCTGGGTTGATATCCTCTGCTACCGCAAGCACGGTCATAACGAGGGCGATGAGCCCAAGTTCACCCAGCCGTTGCTCTACAAGAGGATCCAGGCGCACCCCGATCCACGGAAGATCTACATCGACAAGCTCAAGAGCAGCGGCGTGCATGAAGCCGAAGAGCTGGCCGCCGAGATGGAGTCATCCTTCATGGCCATGCTTAACGCTCGGCTCGATGAAGCCAAGCAGGTGCGCGTGGGCAGGATCACCAACTTCCTCGAGGAGCGCTGGAAGGGCTTCAAGACCGCAGGCCCGAAGGATTTCCTGCGCTCGCCGGAGACCGGGGTGCCCATGGAGGCCTTGCAGCTCATCGGTGAAAAGCTGAGCGCGCTGCATCCTGACGGCAAGAAGTTCTTCAGCAAGCTGGAGAAGATACTCGGCGACCGCAAGAGGATGATGGAAGCGGGGGTGATCGATTGGAGCATGGGTGAGCTGCTCGCCTATGGATCGCTGCTGCTCGAGGGCCATCCGGTTCGCATGACCGGCCAGGATGTGGAGCGCGGCACCTTCAGCCACCGCCACGCCGTGGTGAAGGTGGAGGACAGCGAGGAGGAGTACATCCACCTGAAGCACATCCGCGAAGGGCAGGCGCTCCTGCAGATCTACAACTCGCTGCTGAGCGAGTACGCCGTGCTGGGCTTCGAGTTCGGTTATGCGCTGGCAAGGCCCAACTCGCTCACCATCTGGGAAGCGCAATTCGGTGATTTCGTGAACGGCGCGCAGATCGTGCTGGATCAGTACCTCTGCTGCGCGGAGGAGAAGTGGGGCACCCAGAATGGCGTGGTGCTCCTGCTGCCGCACGGCTATGAAGGTCAGGGCGCCGAGCACAGCAGCGCGCGCATGGAGCGCTTCCTCCAGAGTTGCGCCGATGAGAACATGGTGGTGGTGAACTGCACCACGCCCGCCAACTTCTTCCATGCGCTGCGCCGCCAGTTGAAGTGGGAGTTCCGCAAGCCATTGGTGGTCTTCAGCCCCAAGAGCCTCTTGCGCCACCCCAAGTGCGTGAGCAAGCTGGAGGATCTCGCGAAGGGGGCTTTCCAGGAACTGATCGACGACGCCGCAGCCGAAGCCAAGCAGGTGCGCACGGTGGTCTTCACGCAGGGCAAGATCCACTACGAGCTGGCCGCCCATCGCGAGGAGAAGGCCATCGCCGACACCGCGCTCGTGCGCATTGAGCAGCTGCATCCGCTGCCTGCCGACCAGATGCGCGCAGTGATCAAGAAGTACGCGAAGGCGGAGCGCTTCCTCTGGGTGCAAGAGGAGCCGAAGAACATGGGCGCGTGGAGCCACATCGTCATGCACTTCCCCGAAATCAGTTGGGAGGTGATCGCCAGGCCCGCCAGCGGAGCCCCCGCCACCGGCAGCAGCAAGCGCAGCGCGAAACAGCAGGCCGAAATCATCGAGAAGGCGTTCGCGCCGATCGCTTCAAAGCAGAAGAAGGCCGCAACTGCGAAAGCAAAAGCCTGA
- a CDS encoding TIGR01777 family protein, whose amino-acid sequence MAIVLITGGSGLIGRRLTRALISQGHEVRWLSRRAGARDGVRAFAWDVGQGRIDPEALRGTDRIVHLAGASIADKRWTKARVADLVASRADSARLLLRAARENGCAPECFVSASGSGYYGAVTRDEPFTENDPPGTDTIARITVEWERAVDEWGALSRVVKLRTPVVLAREGGALPKLAMPVRWGLAASLGSGRQWMPWVHIEDLVQAYLRALQDDRMRGAYNIVGGNATNAGFMRSIARALGRPMFLPAVPGFALRAVLGEMAGLLTEGSPLGTERPLQPSPRYASLEAALRDLL is encoded by the coding sequence ATGGCCATCGTGCTCATCACCGGCGGAAGCGGCCTGATCGGAAGGAGGCTCACCCGGGCCCTCATCAGCCAAGGCCACGAGGTGCGCTGGCTCAGCCGCCGTGCCGGAGCACGCGACGGCGTGCGCGCATTCGCATGGGATGTGGGGCAGGGCCGTATCGATCCGGAAGCGCTGCGCGGTACCGACCGCATCGTTCACTTGGCCGGTGCCAGCATCGCGGACAAGCGTTGGACGAAGGCGCGCGTTGCCGACCTGGTCGCCAGCCGTGCCGATTCCGCTCGCTTGCTGCTGCGCGCCGCGCGCGAGAACGGATGCGCGCCCGAGTGCTTCGTGAGCGCATCGGGCTCGGGCTATTATGGCGCGGTCACGCGCGATGAGCCGTTCACCGAGAACGATCCGCCGGGCACCGATACCATTGCGCGGATCACGGTGGAATGGGAGCGCGCCGTGGATGAATGGGGCGCGCTAAGCCGCGTGGTGAAGTTGCGCACGCCCGTGGTGCTGGCCCGTGAAGGCGGCGCTTTGCCGAAACTGGCCATGCCCGTGCGTTGGGGCTTGGCCGCATCGCTGGGCAGCGGGAGGCAATGGATGCCCTGGGTCCATATTGAGGACCTCGTTCAAGCCTACCTGCGCGCCTTGCAGGATGATCGGATGCGGGGCGCGTACAACATCGTCGGCGGCAATGCCACGAATGCCGGGTTCATGCGAAGCATTGCGCGCGCGTTGGGTAGGCCGATGTTCCTGCCAGCTGTGCCGGGCTTTGCGCTCAGAGCCGTCCTGGGCGAGATGGCGGGCCTTCTCACCGAAGGGTCGCCCTTGGGCACTGAGCGGCCGCTTCAGCCGAGCCCGCGCTATGCCTCCCTAGAGGCAGCGCTTCGCGACCTGCTCTGA
- a CDS encoding response regulator transcription factor, whose product MKHRVALVDDHHLVRAGLAATVNSFSEYQVILEAAHGGELIAGLETTSEPPELAIVDLNMPVMDGWATIAWLNEHRPDILPMALTFEASDEAILRAVRAGARGYLLKSTRPEVLKLALDSIRLTGYYTSETVQESLERNPDKLTPSERQRAALMARLTQREMTLLRLVCDEREFTYEQMADTMGIHRRSIDYLRSQLFEKLGVKSKTGLVLFAMRWDLLE is encoded by the coding sequence ATGAAGCATCGCGTTGCACTTGTCGATGACCATCACCTGGTGCGCGCTGGCTTGGCCGCCACGGTGAATTCGTTCAGCGAATACCAGGTGATCCTCGAGGCGGCGCATGGCGGTGAACTGATCGCTGGGCTGGAAACCACCAGTGAGCCCCCTGAGCTGGCCATCGTTGACCTGAACATGCCGGTGATGGACGGCTGGGCCACCATTGCCTGGCTCAACGAGCACCGGCCCGATATCCTGCCCATGGCACTCACCTTTGAGGCCAGCGATGAAGCCATCCTGAGGGCCGTGCGAGCTGGGGCCCGCGGCTACCTGCTCAAGAGCACGAGGCCCGAAGTCCTGAAGCTCGCACTGGACAGCATCCGGCTCACCGGCTACTACACCAGCGAAACCGTGCAGGAAAGCCTTGAGCGCAACCCCGACAAGCTCACTCCATCCGAGCGCCAGCGAGCCGCCCTGATGGCGCGCCTGACCCAGCGCGAGATGACCCTGCTCCGGCTGGTATGCGATGAGCGTGAATTCACCTATGAGCAAATGGCCGACACCATGGGCATCCATCGTCGATCCATCGACTACCTGCGGTCCCAGCTCTTCGAGAAGCTCGGCGTGAAGAGCAAGACCGGGCTGGTGCTCTTCGCCATGCGCTGGGACCTGCTCGAATGA
- a CDS encoding response regulator transcription factor: MKVPIALVDDHTLFRNALADMIGLIGGYDVVLQASNGQEYVNAMSNGPLVAVAVVDLHMPVMDGFDTIRWIRENQPQTRALALTFDRDEVTMSKALRAGACGFLPKNVSRGLFSEALQQVAIIGQYINEDLVEHGQSMTPSAFEAERLRVVGSMSQRELEFIRRVCQESEPTYDEVANQMAVALNTVNGYRERIFHKFGIKSKAGLVIFAYKWGLVG, translated from the coding sequence ATGAAGGTCCCCATCGCTCTGGTCGATGACCACACCCTTTTCCGCAATGCCTTGGCCGATATGATCGGACTGATCGGCGGCTACGACGTGGTGCTGCAGGCCTCCAATGGCCAGGAGTACGTGAACGCCATGAGCAACGGGCCCCTCGTGGCCGTGGCCGTGGTGGACCTGCACATGCCCGTGATGGACGGCTTCGACACCATCCGCTGGATCCGCGAGAACCAGCCGCAGACGCGAGCGCTTGCCCTCACCTTCGACCGCGATGAAGTGACCATGTCCAAGGCGCTGCGAGCCGGGGCATGCGGGTTCCTGCCGAAGAACGTGAGCCGGGGCCTGTTCAGTGAGGCCCTGCAGCAAGTGGCCATCATCGGGCAATACATCAATGAGGACCTTGTGGAGCACGGACAATCGATGACCCCAAGCGCCTTTGAAGCAGAGCGCCTGCGCGTGGTGGGCAGCATGAGCCAGCGCGAACTCGAATTCATACGCCGGGTCTGCCAGGAGAGCGAGCCCACCTACGATGAAGTGGCCAACCAGATGGCCGTAGCGCTCAATACCGTGAATGGCTATCGCGAGCGCATCTTCCACAAGTTCGGCATCAAGAGCAAGGCCGGCCTGGTGATCTTCGCCTACAAGTGGGGCCTGGTCGGATAG
- a CDS encoding M15 family peptidase → MPLDSSAIRFAQEHLPRKRYTGPTDGLLNSEMGAALSGRPGIAASWPLARKVIAFIQQRIGLSGRDVDGLWGDQTQTTYDDHLYRLSHGHPPPNTRPEEIELGTRNHWPRQGTRDADLTAYYGAPGTSLVSLTPPFAHYLSWAPTQQVRTIRCHRMVKDSLERVLTKVLRIYGPDEIRRLRLDQYGGCYNDRPMRGGKRRSTHAWGIALDYDPANNQLNWGRDRATLARPEYEPWWRCWEEEGWTSLGRHRNFDWMHVQAAGV, encoded by the coding sequence ATGCCGCTCGATAGCTCTGCCATCCGATTCGCTCAGGAACATTTGCCTCGCAAGCGCTACACCGGCCCAACAGATGGGCTGCTCAACAGTGAGATGGGCGCGGCGCTCAGCGGCAGGCCGGGCATCGCGGCATCGTGGCCGCTGGCCCGCAAAGTCATCGCTTTCATCCAGCAACGCATTGGCCTCTCCGGCCGCGACGTGGATGGGCTATGGGGCGATCAGACGCAGACCACCTACGACGACCACCTCTACAGGCTCTCCCATGGCCACCCGCCGCCGAACACTCGGCCGGAAGAGATCGAGCTCGGCACCCGCAACCACTGGCCGCGTCAAGGCACCCGCGATGCGGATCTCACAGCCTACTACGGCGCACCGGGCACAAGTTTGGTCTCACTCACCCCGCCCTTCGCGCATTACCTCTCCTGGGCGCCCACGCAACAGGTTCGCACCATCCGCTGCCACCGCATGGTGAAGGACAGCCTGGAGCGCGTGCTCACCAAGGTGCTTCGCATCTATGGGCCCGACGAGATCCGCCGCCTGCGCCTCGACCAATACGGCGGCTGCTACAACGACCGCCCCATGCGCGGCGGCAAGCGCAGAAGCACCCACGCCTGGGGCATCGCACTCGATTACGACCCCGCCAATAACCAGCTGAACTGGGGCCGCGACCGCGCCACGCTCGCACGACCAGAGTACGAGCCCTGGTGGCGTTGCTGGGAAGAAGAAGGATGGACCAGCCTCGGCCGCCACCGCAACTTCGATTGGATGCACGTGCAGGCGGCGGGGGTGTGA
- a CDS encoding OmpA family protein has translation MVSFKVEIQVIDDSTSTKVPDLALLLADEDGSGMIASPAQVRTSEAGRIRVQLTDTVKKKWLVKRDPRLSIGLDKARFPDGRVVMLDSPDEALVTFERAGQQPARIKIASVGTRIITLTVRVTGVPLPCEWVLSDQETAGPCVNDVRRFTREFVPAVAGCQPTGRPAAQTREAPCCLWVPGQPAFSACVEGSRTRTTPYVSSVSGCVPAENKPVDEVAPAPCSCEWVPGPPEVGRCVNGSRTVTAQFVAAWPECDPPGPRPAAVTRRERCGCQWVIGPEKRGECIDGTRTIASMFVSDAADCTPDAPRPEPVKRTEVCGPCRWMLGTEDAGECVNGMWTFRTPYVRTPAGCSTKADRPADRIRREVRPCQGSDTLSGLDTSSASNRLKERMEFRFTAGSADPGAATQADLRRALEALNADQWLLITGHADEQGSHADNYQLALARANAIARMCYMLGIAPDRVQVLVFGGYPISGLAESGQLNRMVTVMIMPGEP, from the coding sequence ATGGTTTCATTCAAGGTCGAGATCCAGGTGATCGACGATAGCACCAGCACCAAGGTGCCGGATCTGGCCTTGCTGCTCGCCGACGAGGACGGCTCGGGCATGATCGCCTCCCCCGCACAAGTCAGAACCAGCGAAGCAGGCAGGATCCGCGTGCAGCTCACCGATACGGTGAAGAAGAAATGGCTTGTGAAACGCGATCCCCGGCTCAGCATTGGGCTGGATAAGGCGCGGTTTCCCGATGGGCGTGTGGTCATGCTCGATTCGCCCGATGAAGCCTTGGTGACCTTCGAGCGAGCCGGGCAGCAGCCCGCGCGGATCAAGATCGCCAGCGTCGGAACACGAATCATCACGCTCACGGTCAGGGTCACCGGCGTGCCGCTGCCCTGCGAATGGGTGCTCTCCGACCAAGAGACCGCCGGCCCATGCGTGAACGATGTCCGCCGCTTCACGCGCGAATTCGTGCCTGCCGTCGCGGGGTGCCAGCCAACCGGAAGGCCAGCTGCGCAAACCCGTGAGGCACCGTGCTGCCTATGGGTGCCCGGCCAGCCTGCGTTCAGCGCCTGCGTGGAAGGGAGCCGCACGCGCACCACGCCTTACGTGAGCAGCGTGAGCGGCTGCGTCCCGGCGGAGAACAAGCCTGTTGACGAAGTCGCACCGGCCCCATGCAGCTGCGAATGGGTGCCTGGGCCACCAGAGGTCGGTCGCTGCGTGAACGGCAGCCGTACCGTAACGGCTCAATTCGTTGCCGCATGGCCGGAATGCGACCCGCCTGGTCCGCGCCCGGCTGCTGTCACTCGTCGTGAGCGTTGCGGCTGTCAATGGGTGATCGGCCCCGAGAAGCGTGGCGAGTGCATCGATGGCACCCGGACAATCGCCTCGATGTTCGTGAGCGATGCTGCCGATTGCACGCCCGATGCGCCACGTCCGGAACCTGTGAAGCGCACTGAAGTATGTGGTCCGTGCCGGTGGATGCTTGGCACCGAGGATGCCGGCGAATGCGTGAATGGCATGTGGACTTTCCGCACGCCTTACGTCAGGACCCCCGCAGGCTGCAGCACCAAAGCGGACCGGCCGGCCGATCGCATCCGAAGGGAGGTGCGGCCGTGCCAAGGATCGGACACCCTCAGTGGGTTGGATACCTCATCAGCATCCAATCGGCTTAAGGAGCGCATGGAATTCCGCTTCACCGCAGGCTCGGCCGATCCAGGTGCAGCGACCCAAGCGGATTTGAGGCGCGCGCTGGAAGCGCTCAATGCGGACCAATGGCTCCTGATCACGGGCCACGCCGATGAGCAAGGAAGCCATGCGGACAACTACCAGCTCGCGCTTGCACGCGCAAACGCCATCGCGCGGATGTGCTACATGCTGGGCATTGCCCCCGATCGCGTGCAGGTGCTGGTGTTCGGTGGGTACCCGATCAGCGGGCTTGCCGAATCCGGTCAGTTGAACCGCATGGTCACCGTGATGATCATGCCCGGCGAACCATAG
- a CDS encoding metallophosphoesterase — protein MPNHHPQDAQPMVGWFDPRQLMSTGIEVAVSTVVGRHSDHRLMEAVITPKHEPPNDYTTYHQEPAQYEKLISNGIPREEIWLDYLADTGDGWDSTFAVATALARPTIVADAHGGQVETKRGDVLIMGGDEVYPTANRKEYKRRLVLPFETALKELKQGNPHVYAIPGNHDWYDSLVSFTRVFIGKEWVGAWFAPQDRSYFALKLPHGWWLLGVDTQLGSDIDAMQVEYFEKAIEGMGPDDRVILCCAEPQWVFEKYYSKYDAEVYSDSNLAYLTRDVLKGRVRVLVAGDLHHYRRHANALGVQKITCGGGGAFLHPTHAPDADTLPGDKPKLVGGRPGPPYELQCAYPDKAESRRLTWRNLLFPWYNPWFGLFIGFVYFLAAWAFMLPTTDIAHAVLGEYLVGVSQMLITRPAASFWAMIMLGGWIFFTDTHSRLYRWFAGGAHGLAHLMAVFVAGWWAAQLTDQIAWARGSAAAEFGLRALFIFGISGLLGSVIMGLYLLVSLNVFGRHYNEAFSSLAIADYKSFLRFRIDPQGKLTIYPFKIHRVPRKWKEQRGQSPAWQPAEGSVKVELIEEPITVERGMA, from the coding sequence ATGCCAAACCACCACCCGCAGGATGCTCAGCCCATGGTGGGCTGGTTCGATCCGCGCCAACTCATGAGCACGGGCATCGAGGTGGCCGTGAGCACCGTGGTGGGCCGGCACAGCGATCACCGCCTCATGGAGGCCGTAATCACCCCCAAGCACGAGCCGCCTAACGATTATACTACCTACCACCAAGAGCCGGCGCAATATGAGAAGCTGATCAGCAACGGCATTCCCCGTGAGGAGATCTGGCTCGACTACCTGGCTGATACCGGCGATGGCTGGGACAGCACCTTCGCCGTGGCCACCGCATTGGCCCGGCCAACGATCGTAGCCGATGCACATGGCGGGCAGGTGGAGACCAAACGCGGTGATGTGCTCATCATGGGCGGGGACGAGGTGTACCCGACCGCCAACCGCAAGGAGTACAAGCGGCGCTTGGTGCTGCCTTTCGAGACGGCGCTGAAAGAATTGAAACAGGGCAACCCGCACGTGTACGCCATCCCCGGCAATCACGATTGGTACGATAGCCTGGTCTCCTTCACGCGCGTGTTCATCGGCAAGGAGTGGGTGGGGGCCTGGTTCGCTCCGCAGGATCGCAGCTACTTCGCCCTCAAGCTGCCGCATGGCTGGTGGCTGCTGGGGGTCGATACGCAATTGGGCAGTGACATCGACGCCATGCAGGTGGAGTATTTCGAGAAGGCCATTGAAGGGATGGGCCCGGATGATCGGGTGATCCTCTGCTGCGCCGAGCCGCAATGGGTGTTCGAGAAGTATTACAGCAAGTACGATGCAGAGGTGTACAGCGATAGCAACCTGGCCTATCTCACACGCGATGTGCTCAAAGGGCGTGTGCGCGTGCTCGTGGCCGGCGACCTGCACCATTACCGCCGCCATGCCAACGCCCTCGGCGTACAGAAGATCACCTGCGGCGGCGGCGGCGCTTTCCTGCACCCCACGCATGCGCCCGATGCCGATACGCTTCCCGGCGACAAGCCCAAGCTGGTTGGAGGCCGTCCTGGCCCGCCTTATGAGCTCCAATGCGCGTATCCCGACAAGGCTGAATCGAGGCGACTGACCTGGCGCAATCTCCTATTCCCATGGTACAACCCATGGTTCGGCCTCTTCATCGGATTCGTTTACTTCCTTGCGGCATGGGCCTTCATGCTGCCCACCACGGATATCGCGCATGCGGTTCTGGGCGAGTACCTCGTGGGGGTCAGCCAAATGCTCATCACGCGCCCTGCCGCCAGCTTCTGGGCCATGATCATGCTGGGCGGTTGGATCTTCTTCACTGACACGCACAGCAGGCTCTACCGCTGGTTCGCTGGCGGCGCGCACGGGCTGGCGCACCTCATGGCGGTCTTCGTGGCTGGTTGGTGGGCCGCACAGCTAACGGACCAGATCGCTTGGGCGCGGGGATCGGCTGCCGCGGAGTTCGGCCTTCGCGCGCTCTTCATCTTCGGCATCAGCGGATTGCTCGGCTCCGTGATCATGGGCCTCTACCTGCTGGTCTCGCTCAACGTCTTCGGCCGCCACTACAATGAGGCTTTCTCCTCACTCGCAATTGCGGACTACAAGAGCTTCCTTCGCTTCCGCATCGATCCGCAGGGAAAGCTCACGATCTACCCATTCAAGATCCACCGGGTGCCGCGTAAGTGGAAGGAGCAACGCGGCCAGAGCCCCGCTTGGCAACCGGCTGAGGGCAGCGTGAAGGTGGAATTGATCGAGGAGCCGATCACGGTGGAGCGAGGCATGGCCTGA
- a CDS encoding C1 family peptidase, whose protein sequence is MSNRILNCVPSQATERDWTIRTAAASGAVRAAAAPPPAKDLRASWWSIGNQGDTGSCVGWACADSVLRWHLVKAGRLAQDKKLSVRFTWMAAKETDEFTSAPTAFIESDGTSLKAALDVSRKYGSVLDSVLPFGSGRLYDNETDVFYATAARGKIMSYFNLGRDLTAWRRWLATQGPILTRLDVDDTFYDAPTSGKLKKYKPSTADGGHAVAFVGYTKDHFIVRNSWGTGWGDKGFAYASNAYAKAAFTEAYGVIL, encoded by the coding sequence ATGAGCAACCGCATCCTGAATTGCGTGCCTTCTCAAGCCACTGAACGTGACTGGACCATTCGCACGGCTGCCGCTTCCGGTGCCGTGCGTGCCGCAGCCGCTCCGCCTCCTGCCAAGGACCTGCGCGCCAGCTGGTGGAGCATCGGCAACCAAGGCGATACCGGATCCTGCGTGGGATGGGCCTGCGCCGACAGCGTGCTGCGCTGGCATTTGGTGAAAGCCGGCCGGTTGGCGCAGGACAAGAAGCTCAGCGTGCGGTTCACATGGATGGCCGCCAAGGAGACCGATGAGTTCACCTCCGCGCCCACGGCTTTCATCGAAAGCGATGGCACCAGTCTCAAAGCGGCTCTCGATGTGTCACGCAAATACGGCAGCGTGCTCGACTCCGTGCTGCCCTTTGGCAGCGGCCGACTCTACGACAACGAGACCGATGTCTTCTACGCCACCGCCGCGCGCGGCAAGATCATGTCATACTTCAACCTGGGCCGGGACCTCACCGCATGGCGCCGTTGGCTCGCCACCCAGGGTCCGATACTCACCCGGCTTGATGTGGATGACACCTTCTATGATGCTCCGACCAGCGGCAAGCTCAAGAAATACAAGCCAAGCACGGCTGACGGCGGCCATGCCGTGGCATTCGTCGGTTATACCAAGGACCACTTCATCGTGCGTAACAGCTGGGGCACGGGATGGGGCGACAAGGGATTCGCGTATGCCAGCAACGCCTATGCGAAGGCCGCGTTCACCGAAGCGTACGGTGTGATCCTTTGA